A region of Nakaseomyces glabratus chromosome M, complete sequence DNA encodes the following proteins:
- the CCW12 gene encoding Ccw12p (CAGL0M11726g~Putative adhesin-like cell wall protein; predicted GPI-anchor) encodes MQFSTVASVAAVAAVASAQANITTATATQHTTTLVTITDCEEHICSEHVSPAWVSTATVTVNDVVTKYTTWCPIETTTAAHNSTAKPAPTTGKPAPSSSAYHNTTMTKSGTSAHSSTKTVTSYTGAAAKALPAAGALFAGAAALLL; translated from the coding sequence ATGCAATTCTCTACTGTCGCTTCCGTCGCTGCCGTCGCCGCTGTTGCCTCTGCTCAAGCTAACATCACCACCGCTACTGCTACTCAACACACCACCACTTTGGTCACCATCACCGACTGTGAAGAACACATCTGTTCCGAACACGTCTCCCCAGCTTGGGTTTCCACTGCTACCGTCACCGTCAACGACGTTGTCACCAAGTACACCACCTGGTGCCCAATTGAGACCACCACCGCTGCTCACAACTCTACTGCTAAGCCAGCTCCAACCACCGGTAAGCCAGCTCCATCCTCTTCTGCTTACCACAACACTACCATGACCAAGTCTGGTACCTCTGCTCACTCTTCCACCAAGACTGTCACCTCTTACACTGGTGCTGCCGCTAAGGCTCTACCAGCTGCCGGTGCTTTGTTC
- the HOG1 gene encoding mitogen-activated protein kinase HOG1 (CAGL0M11748g~Ortholog(s) have SAP kinase activity, calmodulin binding, chromatin binding activity): MATNEEFIRTQIFGTVFEITNRYSDLNPVGMGAFGLVCSATDTLTNQQVAIKKIMKPFATAVLAKRTYRELKLLKHLRHENLICLQDIFLSPLEDIYFVTELQGTDLHRLLQTRPLEKQFVQYFHYQILRGLKYVHSAGVVHRDLKPSNILINENCDLKICDFGLARIQDPQMTGYVSTRYYRAPEIMLTWQKYDVEVDIWSAGCIFAEMIEGKPLFPGKDHVHQFSIITDLLGSPPSDVIDTICSENTLKFVTSLPHRDPIPFSERFKTVEPDAVDLLEKMLVFDPKKRITAADALAHPYLAPYHDPTDEPVAEAKFDWHFNDADLPVDTWRVMMYSEILDFHKIGGTDGQIDTSATFDDQVAAATVAAAQAQAHALAQAQMSQNMIDPNQLLNEDGTPVSGSIAENSSNSATTNLNGAAAGMNSASDTINEYANQAVHFANEFQQ, from the coding sequence atggCTACTAATGAAGAGTTCATAAGAACCCAGATATTCGGCACAGTCTTCGAGATAACTAACCGTTACTCAGACTTGAACCCCGTTGGTATGGGTGCCTTCGGGCTGGTGTGCTCGGCTACAGACACTTTGACTAACCAACAAGTGGCAATCAAGAAGATCATGAAGCCTTTCGCCACAGCGGTGCTGGCCAAGAGAACCTACAGAGAATTGAAACTTCTGAAACATCTGAGACATGAAAACTTGATCTGTCTCCAGGATATCTTCCTGTCGCCACTCGAGGATATATACTTCGTCACCGAGCTGCAGGGAACTGATCTCCACCGCTTACTACAAACCAGACCTCTAGAGAAGCAATTCGTACAGTACTTCCATTATCAGATATTGAGAGGTCTGAAATACGTTCACTCAGCAGGAGTAGTCCACAGAGATTTGAAACCAAGCAATATCCTAATCAATGAAAACTGTGACCTGAAGATCTGTGATTTCGGACTTGCAAGAATCCAGGACCCACAGATGACAGGCTACGTCTCCACAAGATACTACAGAGCCCCCGAAATCATGTTAACTTGGCAGAAATACGACGTCGAGGTCGACATATGGTCCGCAGGGTGCATCTTTGCCGAGATGATAGAAGGTAAACCTTTGTTTCCAGGTAAAGACCACGTCCACCAATTCTCCATCATTACTGATCTGTTGGGTTCTCCTCCAAGTGATGTCATTGACACCATCTGTTCTGAAAACACATTGAAGTTCGTCACTTCTTTACCACATAGAGACCCTATTCCATTCTCTGAAAGATTCAAGACTGTCGAGCCGGACGCAGTTGACCTACTGGAAAAAATGCTGGTATTTGatccaaagaagagaattACCGCAGCAGATGCATTGGCTCATCCATATCTAGCACCATATCACGATCCTACCGACGAACCGGTAGCAGAGGCAAAGTTTGACTGGCATTTCAATGATGCAGATCTACCAGTAGACACATGGAGAGTTATGATGTACTCAGAAATACTGGACTTCCATAAAATCGGAGGCACAGATGGTCAAATCGATACATCCGCAACTTTCGATGACCAAGTTGCAGCTGCTACGGTAGCTGCTGCTCAAGCCCAAGCACATGCATTGGCACAAGCCCAGATGTCTCAGAATATGATTGACCCAAACCAACTTCTAAATGAAGATGGTACACCAGTGAGTGGAAGCATAGCAGAGAACAGCTCGAATTCTGCAACAACTAACCTAAACGGTGCTGCTGCAGGTATGAACAGTGCAAGTGATACTATCAATGAGTATGCTAATCAAGCAGTGCATTTTGCAAATGAATTCCAACAATAA
- the AVL9 gene encoding Avl9p (CAGL0M11770g~Ortholog(s) have role in post-Golgi vesicle-mediated transport and cellular bud neck, cellular bud tip, cytoplasm localization), producing the protein MHSDSSAILGVCLVDFHHKRGPEVEYWEGLDDTGIDSQHLWPNLPFQALPDGSHSFKETFTYFTLLYDSVNKCSPPSNSSNELGENSENYTTVFAISCSRQIKSDELIAKDEDVTRSTVQKAVVVISFEPIFGQIKDKLSIVTNAFFRQKDFSDRAIISSLYDSLKATYMPSDVPSPANFSQRENQLYVGLCLRKILHDFNRNALVLLKALLLEKKIVFYGSNVEALCNLQFGLISLIPNLLSSLQTSASPVLSNSYENVTVADSFKSSDRLSVLKFLGFPLHIFEKGGLFSPYTPLQQVSEIRSPATKFFMVGTSNKLLAEQKTDICDIFVNIDDATVEFLNKELGSALQLSGQDIKWMDTICNVVKTTWNENDDETPKNSQFEGSEDFIRWQFEDYLVGLLSSVKLYDYIEDHKGNQTAMKSLPDEFVNNAPINSFNINWVKKWKETQNFNLFNKVTDDRLFDLFTPKHICNEKDPFAEFQKKIAATFQNLKKNTTPSNNISNNSSQAKLADSSSNKSSNSLADTKDNSSRSGSNGKEPQKIWSTWKEYFQNISKKNKDKGNDIVKPTQDLKNSGSTDKAIGTALFSLGLKPTTLLSNPDNVEEVADHEDTDKENEGATKEEKRYFTGKDAQ; encoded by the coding sequence atGCATTCGGATAGCAGTGCTATCCTTGGTGTGTGTCTGGTGGATTTTCACCACAAACGTGGGCCTGAAGTGGAGTACTGGGAAGGGCTGGATGACACAGGAATAGACTCTCAGCACCTATGGCCGAATTTGCCCTTCCAGGCACTACCTGATGGGTCCCACTCTTTCAAGGAGACATTTACCTATTTTACTTTGCTCTACGACAGCGTAAACAAGTGTTCGCCTCCTTCAAACTCTAGTAACGAGCTAGGGGAAAACTCTGAGAACTACACCACGGTTTTTGCAATCTCTTGCTCCAGACAGATAAAATCAGATGAGCTGATAGCGAAGGATGAGGACGTCACAAGATCAACTGTACAAAAAGCAGTAGTAgtgatttcttttgaacCGATATTTGGGCAGATTAAAGATAAACTAAGCATTGTAACGAACGCTTTCTTTAGGCAAAAAGATTTCTCGGACAGAGCTATTATCTCATCTCTTTACGACAGCCTTAAGGCCACATATATGCCCTCTGATGTGCCGTCACCTGCAAACTTTAGCCAGAGAGAAAATCAACTTTATGTTGGGCTATGTTTGCGCAAAATACTACATGACTTCAATAGGAATGCTCTGGTGTTACTGAAGGCGTTGCTTttagagaagaaaattgtTTTCTATGGGAGCAACGTCGAGGCACTATGTAACCTACAATTTGGACTGATAAGTCTGATACCGAATTTACTCTCCAGTTTGCAAACTTCCGCATCTCCTGTGCTCTCTAACTCATATGAAAACGTTACCGTGGCAGACTCATTCAAATCAAGCGATAGATTGTCTGTCTTAAAATTTTTGGGTTTTCCTTtacatatatttgaaaaaggtGGGCTATTCTCTCCTTATACTCCGCTGCAACAAGTTAGCGAGATTCGTTCTCCAGCCACCAAGTTTTTTATGGTAGGTACGTCAAATAAGTTACTTGCAGAACAGAAAACGGACATTTGTGATATATTCGTTAACATAGATGATGCCACTGTGGAGTTCTTGAACAAAGAGTTGGGATCCGCACTGCAATTGTCAGGTCAAGATATTAAGTGGATGGACACAATATGTAATGTAGTTAAAACTACATGGAACGAAAATGATGACGAAACTCCAAAAAACTCTCAGTTTGAAGGCAGTGAGGATTTCATTAGATGGCAATTTGAAGATTATTTAGTAGGACTACTATCTAGCGTCAAACTTTATGATTACATAGAAGATCATAAGGGAAATCAGACCGCCATGAAGTCTCTACCAGATGAGTTTGTGAACAATGCTCCAATAAATTCCTTCAATATTAACTGGGTtaaaaaatggaaagaaaCCCAGAACTTCAATCTGTTTAATAAAGTAACAGATGATAGACTCTTTGACCTGTTTACACCAAAGCATATATGCAATGAAAAGGATCCATTTGCggaatttcaaaagaagatagCAGCAACTTTccagaatttgaaaaagaacaCTACTCCGTCAAATAATATTAGCAATAATTCAAGTCAAGCCAAGCTTGCCGATTCAAGTAGTAATAAATCCTCAAACAGTTTAGCAGATACTAAGGATAATTCTTCTAGGTCTGGATCAAATGGAAAAGAGCCTCAAAAGATATGGTCTACGTGGAAAGAGTATTTCCAGAATATAagtaagaaaaataaagataaagGCAATGATATTGTCAAGCCTACACAAGACCTGAAAAATAGTGGTTCAACCGATAAAGCTATTGGCACAGCCCTTTTCAGTCTTGGTCTGAAGCCCACAACTCTTTTGTCAAACCCTGATAATGTAGAAGAAGTTGCAGACCATGAAGATACTGATAAAGAGAACGAAGGAGCAACAAAAGAGGAAAAGCGTTATTTCACCGGGAAAGATGCGCAATGA
- the GIP4 gene encoding protein phosphatase regulator GIP4 (CAGL0M11792g~Ortholog(s) have protein phosphatase 1 binding, protein phosphatase regulator activity, role in chromosome segregation, regulation of phosphoprotein phosphatase activity and cytoplasm localization), with translation MLARSAASLSTTAATTQSNMSVTSQFMDANDCKFIVYKASQIRLTEMKRLLGVLVPNLKKRSSQNKNIVPLVTYMLPLLAGPVLNVNAALKEKYNQIVQGQEPTKDNKDYDVTPRDWLTYVMDSNTQNQPLEGCELVEFKKELYDKDKQWLTVTRLLKLIDEVISTYNNKFKSANLLKKTYSKSIEDLIKPSELSLCLDLAVLITDYERDTSEASFRKLQWQVIEKFLATLHSKVEPTLKTYYKSLLAYQSGKLMLYKLPFPEWTIHRMFAFTVRMISLMKLFGCELRVLYYPNRKYLNDLKTKLVCENVYKYDLLITQIEKLCADPLYQIKESKEMMQFFQKYPYSLPKSLPQKTHEFFIKKVISTCINHWNNNTKLVEDWVEMWKFCDKNNSAKEKIESSNEEQLIKMYDERYTVDKLVYLEHEEERAKLSNKKSIGIVVKSSSSSSPNKLLRKLSPISGMAKPKVRSTKSPASSSSSNSNSNSALSSGMATPKERSRRSSVDRGLPKGGRLPGLTKTNTNERLVAPLIHISETSSVSNSGSSSINASPLGSRRGSIKDESAARKMVINRTVERTRSKIGNRPRSASLQSNESAALNSVGIVGSPLSNNRLPKPVSNQSQLRSNSLESNSALNRKMVQDTFKHLMANNPKPSNLSHSPTSSPMRPSSPIPSRSNSNKVSSTNNGAILSPEPKGKSKANNSNDKIKTNGVTSINIDNSDNEIVLKPLPHESKDTTTGPVRPVDESVNNLSEGTPAGSESTPESMKSAVGIEGLDKENLNVESGNMESGEPSKKVRFVGVPPMTEAENPKPTRKGWYKKPAVLHYPPVPQQVTMFRDRLRQEGMVFRTSLRDTVAATSNEVGKKGGMMLSLAIDNPPVKEISSHSRFASKLREKLTR, from the coding sequence ATGTTGGCTCGGTCTGCAGCATCGCTCTCTACCACAGCTGCCACCACTCAGAGCAATATGTCTGTGACGTCGCAGTTCATGGATGCTAACGACTGCAAGTTCATAGTCTACAAAGCGTCCCAAATCAGGCTCACCGAGATGAAACGGCTGCTCGGGGTGCTGGTGCCTAACTTGAAGAAACGGTCATCACAGAACAAGAACATTGTACCTTTAGTCACATACATGTTGCCTCTGTTGGCAGGTCCAGTGTTAAACGTTAATGCCGCCCTTAAGGAGAAGTACAATCAAATTGTGCAAGGCCAAGAGCCCACGAAGGACAACAAGGATTACGATGTGACGCCTAGAGACTGGCTCACTTACGTCATGGACTCCAATACACAGAACCAACCTCTGGAAGGCTGTGAGCTAGTCGAGTTTAAGAAAGAATTATATGACAAGGATAAGCAGTGGCTTACAGTGACTAGATTACTTAAACTGATAGATGAAGTAATTAGTACTTATAACAACAAGTTCAAAAGCGCGAACTTACTTAAGAAGACTTACTCAAAGAGTATTGAGGACTTGATCAAACCTTCAGAATTATCTTTATGTCTTGATCTAGCAGTTCTTATAACTGACTATGAACGCGATACATCCGAGGCTTCGTTCCGTAAACTACAGTGGCAGGTTATCGAAAAATTCTTGGCTACACTGCATTCAAAAGTTGAGCCAACCCTTAAAACATACTACAAATCTCTCCTGGCTTACCAATCGGGCAAACTTATGCTATATAAGCTGCCCTTCCCTGAATGGACTATACATAGAATGTTTGCCTTCACCGTGAGAATGATTTCTTTAATGAAGTTATTTGGTTGCGAACTAAGGGTTCTGTACTATCCAAACCGTAAATATTTAAATGATCTCAAGACAAAATTGGTGTGTGAAAATGTTTACAAGTATGATTTGCTAATCACTCAGATCGAAAAATTATGCGCGGATCCACTCTACCAGATAAaagaatcaaaagaaatgatgcaatttttccaaaaatatCCATATTCACTCCCAAAATCCTTACCTCAAAAGACTCATgaattcttcatcaagaagGTTATATCGACATGCATAAATCACTGGAATAATAACACCAAATTGGTCGAAGACTGGGTGGAAATGTGGAAGTTTTGCGACAAAAACAATTCCGCTaaggaaaaaattgaatcaTCAAACGAGGAGCAGTTAATCAAAATGTATGACGAAAGATACACTGTTGATAAGCTAGTTTACTTGGAacatgaagaagaaagagccAAGCTTTCAAACAAGAAAAGTATTGGAATTGTTGTTAAATCTTCAAGTTCATCGTCACCAAATAAACTGTTAAGAAAACTATCTCCAATTAGTGGAATGGCAAAGCCCAAAGTACGATCGACAAAGAGCCCTGCATCGTCGTCATCTTCTAACAGCAATTCTAATTCTGCACTGTCATCTGGTATGGCAACGCCTAAGGAGAGAAGTAGAAGATCATCAGTTGATCGGGGTTTACCTAAAGGTGGAAGGCTTCCAGGACTAACGAAAACTAACACAAATGAGAGATTGGTAGCACCGTTGATTCATATAAGTGAGACTTCATCCGTCAGTAACTCGGGAAGTAGTTCCATTAATGCATCGCCGCTGGGTTCCAGAAGAGGTTCTATTAAAGACGAATCAGCTGCCAGGAAAATGGTGATTAATAGAACTGTCGAAAGAACCCGTAGCAAGATAGGTAATAGACCCCGTTCAGCTTCATTGCAATCGAATGAAAGCGCCGCTTTGAATTCTGTTGGTATTGTGGGCAGTCCGTTGAGTAACAACAGATTACCAAAGCCTGTAAGTAACCAGTCCCAACTGCGGTCAAATTCGCTGGAATCCAATTCTGCTCTAAACAGAAAAATGGTCCAAGATACATTCAAGCATTTAATGGCGAATAATCCTAAGCCTTCGAATTTAAGCCACTCTCCAACTTCTTCACCCATGAGGCCAAGTTCTCCTATTCCAAGTAGATCAAATAGTAATAAAGTCTCAAGTACAAATAATGGGGCTATACTTTCCCCAGAACCAAAAGGTAAGAGCAAGGCAAATAACAGtaatgataaaattaaGACCAATGGAGTGACGAGTATTAATATCGATAACTCGGATAACGAAATAGTGCTAAAACCATTACCACATGAGTCTAAAGATACAACTACGGGTCCTGTTAGACCTGTAGATGAATCTGTCAACAACTTATCTGAAGGCACACCAGCTGGATCTGAGTCCACACCAGAATCCATGAAAAGCGCCGTAGGTATTGAAGGCTTAGACAAAGAGAACTTAAATGTAGAATCCGGAAATATGGAGTCTGGAGAGCCATCTAAGAAAGTTAGATTTGTTGGTGTGCCCCCCATGACAGAAGCAGAGAATCCAAAGCCAACAAGAAAGGGTTGGTATAAAAAACCTGCTGTACTCCATTACCCACCTGTGCCTCAGCAAGTAACTATGTTTAGAGATAGACTAAGACAAGAAGGTATGGTATTCAGAACGAGTTTAAGAGATACAGTTGCAGCAACAAGCAATGAAGTTGGCAAGAAAGGTGGTATGATGCTCAGCTTGGCGATAGATAACCCACCAGTCAAAGAAATCAGTAGCCACAGTAGATTTGCATCTAAGCTAAGAGAAAAATTGACGAGATAG
- the PRP45 gene encoding mRNA splicing protein PRP45 (CAGL0M11814g~Ortholog(s) have role in generation of catalytic spliceosome for second transesterification step and U2-type catalytic step 1 spliceosome, U2-type catalytic step 2 spliceosome, post-mRNA release spliceosomal complex localization): protein MSFSSLLPPPEHSPPDDVNSREVEIITKEHDFIVNALTKKEAVHSSNNNIGSFVGSQVANFNDVIPLRQKDFYGVQAPLPTTQEIELCKVRTQEVVNRLLHKFTDKGKAGYQKDTRKITTGSRIITIESKRQDPLQPSRQKNTSSKIVLPEDDETDTPILHATDDAKSKRLTKEERAKWNIPAAVSSWKNPMGYTVGLKHRAAHGKKTGNVGSINNKVSDIVAALDETDQEIREGIQQENELKRKQLKEEERIKEEKLRAIAERSKIQTQSSAVKKRGSRFEGGRHQNKKIKKEEPPIKSAAERLKELAYAQGREVSEKVILGAAKATTTGTGANVHYDSRLFSKGANAAAKRSEEQVYDNPLFVQQEIDSIYRVNAKSIDEANSVSASRYGPIQFTKAHSLDDKSTAKDEEET from the coding sequence ATGAGCTTCAGTTCTCTGTTACCACCGCCGGAGCACAGTCCTCCAGATGATGTTAATTCCAGGGAAGTTGAAATAATTACAAAAGAGCATGATTTTATTGTAAATGCACTGACTAAGAAGGAAGCAGTACATTCTagcaataacaatatcggGTCATTTGTCGGCTCCCAAGTTGCTAATTTCAATGATGTTATACCTTTGAGACAAAAGGATTTTTATGGGGTGCAGGCACCTTTACCTACTACGCAAGAAATTGAGCTTTGCAAGGTACGAACACAAGAAGTGGTCAATAGACTCTTACATAAATTCACTGATAAGGGTAAAGCTGGTTATCAGAAGGATACTAGGAAGATAACTACAGGCTCTAGGATAATAACCATAGAGAGCAAGAGGCAGGATCCATTACAACCCtcaagacaaaaaaatacaagTAGTAAAATAGTTCTCcctgaagatgatgagaCTGATACTCCAATTTTACATGCCACAGATGATGCTAAGAGTAAAAGATTAACCAAGGAGGAGAGAGCCAAATGGAATATCCCAGCAGCAGTGTCTAGTTGGAAGAATCCCATGGGTTATACTGTGGGCTTGAAGCATAGAGCGGCCCATGGTAAAAAAACAGGTAATGTAGGATCAATCAATAATAAAGTATCAGATATTGTTGCTGCTTTGGATGAAACTGATCAAGAAATTAGAGAAGGTATACAGCAAGAAAATGAACTAAAGCGGAAACAGCTCaaggaagaagagagaaTCAAGGAAGAAAAGCTAAGGGCCATTGCCGAAAGATCAAAGATACAAACACAAAGTTCTGCTGTAAAGAAACGAGGATCCCGTTTTGAAGGTGGTAGACATCAGAATAAGAAGattaagaaagaagaacCCCCAATTAAATCAGCTGCGGAAAGACTTAAGGAACTTGCTTATGCTCAGGGTAGGGAAGTTAGTGAAAAAGTTATCTTAGGTGCTGCCAAAGCAACTACAACTGGAACTGGAGCAAATGTTCATTACGATTCTCGTTTGTTCAGTAAGGGTGCAAATGCGGCAGCAAAACGCAGCGAAGAGCAAGTATATGACAATCCTCTGTTTGTTCAACAGGAAATTGACAGTATATATAGAGTCAATGCAAAGAGCATTGACGAAGCCAATTCAGTGTCAGCCAGCAGGTATGGACCAATTCAATTTACGAAGGCACATTCACTAGATGATAAGAGTACGGCAAAGGATGAAGAGGAAACATAG
- the POP5 gene encoding RNA-binding protein POP5 (CAGL0M11836g~Ortholog(s) have RNA binding, ribonuclease MRP activity, ribonuclease P activity): MVRLKSRYVLFEIIYPPESMAEAELDRMDDVMMGFHKSTRNYHEINSKTILQEIRRVVQYNFGDLGSGQLTSLLHLKYFSNATSTGILRCHREDLNILLTTLALVNKIGDCEGIILNPVKVSGTIKKLEQYAIRRNHNFINALKRFELNKMKISEMNMESSTFENEIRDIPMDSEDN; this comes from the coding sequence ATGGTCCGTTTGAAGAGCAGATACGTTCTATTTGAGATAATTTATCCACCCGAGTCAATGGCAGAAGCAGAGCTGGACAGAATGGACGACGTCATGATGGGCTTCCATAAAAGTACTAGAAATTACCACGAGATTAATAGCAAGACAATACTTCAGGAGATACGGCGGGTTGTACAGTATAATTTCGGGGATTTGGGGTCAGGCCAATTGACTTCACTTTTACATCTTAAGTATTTCAGTAATGCCACATCGACAGGGATACTGAGGTGCCACCGAGAGGATCTAAATATTTTGCTTACCACACTTGCTCTAGTAAATAAAATTGGAGATTGTGAAGGTATAATCCTTAATCCAGTCAAAGTCAGTGGCACAATAAAAAAGCTCGAGCAATATGCTATACGGAGAAACCACAACTTTATTAATGCATTGAAAAGATTtgaattaaataaaatgaaaatcaGTGAGATGAATATGGAGTCAAGTACATTcgaaaatgaaattagaGATATCCCTATGGATAGCGAGGACAACTAG
- the SPC25 gene encoding kinetochore-associated Ndc80 complex subunit SPC25 (CAGL0M11858g~Ortholog(s) have structural constituent of cytoskeleton activity, role in chromosome segregation, microtubule nucleation and Ndc80 complex, condensed nuclear chromosome kinetochore localization), with product MENNGKSRGTQLVGQIDDLTRELQDAQKVVVSRINERNRLVSDMMERYRSNLRILQEQRVTVLSELDRYKEEESRMKEALQNLNSTKEEFKREMDAYQLKAEKMRLQKQQLQKQLDDLNKMFADRANEIQKYKEMVTRQRQLDSPEIKLYEKLLGLQIDKADTHMLKFTFTDFGREREYKSVIVDVSQLNDDSSPLRIKEIESGVSASTVNELETVLNQQGIVQFLIEVRKVLVKSE from the coding sequence ATGGAGAATAATGGTAAGAGTCGTGGGACTCAATTGGTAGGCCAGATAGATGATCTGACAAGAGAGCTACAGGATGCGCAGAAAGTTGTTGTTTCCCGCATAAATGAGAGGAATCGTTTAGTTTCGGACATGATGGAGAGGTACAGAAGCAATCTCAGGATTTTACAAGAGCAACGTGTTACTGTTCTTTCCGAATTGGATAGGTATAAGGAGGAGGAGAGTAGAATGAAGGAGGCCTTACAAAATTTGAACTCTACGAAGGAAGAGTTCAAGAGGGAGATGGATGCATACCAGTTGAAAGCTGAAAAAATGAGGCTACAAAAGCAACAGTTGCAGAAACAATTGGATGATTTAAACAAGATGTTTGCAGACAGGGCTAATGAGATTCAGAAATACAAGGAAATGGTGACCAGGCAGAGACAATTAGATAGTCCCGAGATAAAACTGTATGAGAAACTGTTAGGGTTGCAAATCGATAAAGCGGACACACATATGCTGAAATTTACGTTTACTGACTTCGGTCGTGAAAGAGAGTATAAGTCTGTTATAGTCGATGTTTCTCAGTTGAACGACGACAGTTCACCACTGagaattaaagaaatagaGTCCGGAGTAAGTGCATCAACGGTCAATGAACTAGAAACGGTGCTGAATCAGCAAGGTATTGTTCAGTTTTTAATCGAAGTCAGAAAAGTCCTTGTTAAATCTGAGTGA